Proteins encoded together in one Thermococcus barophilus MP window:
- a CDS encoding glycosyltransferase produces the protein MKILIVSPYFHPEGGGLERYAYQMARKLSRSNDVTVVCMTKKESKTERVGKIKVYRLKPLFILSNTPVSLIFVIKLAQMIKKGEFDLIIAHTPVPFAADVASLLAKIFGIKIKIVYHTVGLKKGNTVLDIVGRVYSYTLEKLTLRNCEIISVSEKVWEYLKSRGYNSRIIIPEISEDLRDIKLDRNIKRENAILFVGQLSRYHRFKNLDMLIEVFARVSKEFPDWKLWIVGDGDLREYYEDLVRKLNLKDKVKFFGNVENPEDLAEIYSRAKILVLPSSFESFGMVVLEALHFRISVVVNKNVGAVDRLILPRKNGFIFDTRSELLIILTKLLDNPKIVRKMMFRKNL, from the coding sequence ATGAAAATATTGATTGTGTCTCCTTACTTCCATCCAGAGGGGGGAGGTCTTGAGAGATACGCCTATCAGATGGCCAGGAAATTATCGAGAAGCAATGACGTTACTGTTGTCTGCATGACAAAAAAGGAATCAAAAACAGAGAGGGTCGGAAAGATTAAAGTTTACAGATTAAAGCCCCTGTTTATACTGTCGAACACACCTGTCAGCTTAATCTTTGTGATTAAACTTGCCCAAATGATAAAAAAGGGAGAATTTGACTTAATAATTGCACACACTCCAGTTCCTTTTGCGGCTGATGTTGCCTCCCTGCTTGCAAAAATCTTTGGAATTAAAATAAAGATTGTGTATCATACAGTGGGATTAAAAAAGGGTAATACAGTCTTGGATATAGTAGGCAGAGTTTATTCATATACATTAGAGAAGCTGACCCTCAGAAATTGTGAGATAATCTCGGTCTCGGAGAAGGTCTGGGAGTACCTCAAATCCCGGGGATATAACTCAAGGATTATTATTCCCGAGATAAGTGAAGATTTAAGGGACATCAAACTTGATAGGAACATTAAAAGAGAAAATGCAATCCTCTTCGTTGGACAACTAAGCAGATATCATAGATTCAAAAATCTTGATATGCTGATTGAAGTCTTTGCTCGGGTTTCAAAGGAATTCCCAGACTGGAAGCTCTGGATTGTTGGGGATGGGGATTTAAGAGAGTATTATGAAGATTTGGTTAGAAAATTAAACCTAAAAGACAAAGTTAAGTTTTTTGGAAATGTTGAAAATCCTGAAGATCTTGCTGAAATTTATTCCAGAGCAAAAATTTTAGTCCTACCCTCGTCATTTGAGTCGTTTGGAATGGTTGTTTTGGAAGCACTGCATTTTAGAATATCTGTTGTAGTAAATAAAAACGTTGGGGCAGTTGATAGGTTGATTCTTCCTAGAAAGAATGGATTTATTTTTGACACGAGGTCTGAATTACTTATAATTCTAACGAAATTATTAGATAATCCCAAAATTGTTAGAAAAATGATGTTTAGAAAAAATCTATAA
- a CDS encoding carboxypeptidase-like regulatory domain-containing protein → MNRRNRARFLSVLLAVLMLLSAVPMFTPEVVAQTYPTTIKIVGNATNCGVKLFQGFPYEIVMNISYLDSSGNVTAISSNVYARIYYYNTTSGSWILAYETPDPGFSVQNGNATIIINSTLSPGFVSNEYREIPQGITMLRVTLYDPVYNISASTDFAVLFPYTVSTTITSTVPYLNGTWMYDRAFKEIPFNLTVNVTYDSDAVTCFGIAIPSNVTVDITMPNGSVISDTLPLTNGTGEKVYANLESSVPGTGNVVVTDSLNGLTAPPEYFQVYDWNINFFTISFSLTYPPYAWIPFNLSGTVNAYTTFGGLGTYTLGVNDTIYLVLLNNTIFNTTAIMTNGTAPFNITDIILPGGTDYALYASMGNYSPETTYYFNVSSWDIEITPTITCTSGGAVCDYFYAGVNQTLNITINYPVSPYNITSTANYSVLLNGVEMYSGNITIINNTGSVEFPVNFPENGTVVVKVWDETYHPEVNNVTLEVKDWGIGYGYLVEHYPGTWYSVFDDKFYVGIPADLNLTILYNEPCPVNSTLEITLLLPNGTVLTYNVTVTDSNMTNFAVPQTFLFSEPGFVVVTYNDTTLGKSVTFSIPVRDWGIFVDASPEELTQDESVNLNVFVVESLYFDWPGERNVTVTLELPDGYVETKNLTLEANDDIYGGQGGYQGIITFENVTPTMPGIAWVTVTDVLSGKSVKMPIKVNAAITPGNKWIDVTATPANEPVYAYIGNSLRIELQYMYSDGIAAYKDYDDHIVNVTITDADGTEYFLQLPVDNGYLLIPSYAIPVNGTNDIAIEVVDAYNSSITGGTVVPVTQWNVTFDFATNGTVWEYVDNTLYVTVHVNGPNVPVDVSINGDLYTNVADGQVIEYPITDPQGTLVYNVIATYNGHQVGSDTYTVLPQEWNVTFDFATNGTVWEYVDNTLYVTVHVNGPNVPVDVSINGDLYTNVADGQVISVDIVDPMGILTYNVTAIYNGHQVSDEWIHLIQVRSWNVTFEFSYADAATGIGELYQGFNARLNVTVHVNGPDVPVDIWWWTWNLGNYTDGSVLYLGFGPVPAVITQQFKATYEGHIVGNDTFVYSSATWSTEVSAPDELYYLPDGYTNMDVKIGVDLAGLPEIITGGYNVTIELNVTLPNGTVIHRVVNGTNSTVFDLGDLTFNESGVVTYVVKVYKHVPWPGGPLYEVGSASGTIPIELALDAVITGTYYENIPMDFVVNVYSISDSPDITVTISGTNYTVTADHDGVLTIPNVTLEAGNYTVIITDASLNATITRTLEVRNWGIYVVPTPTNITAGSVYTVTFDISLIDQYGQPVVVNDKIRLRLEFSDTDIIPSGFYDLVYYMDIADNGHLTKTVSVFSPVAGTFQVIVSDKYGKMNNTEQIIVNEPNPADLTYVYVNIRKQGSLNPPEEPVKLYWGLELGGVRKYFPVFNATISDDYSEAMFALYPQSPFSLYVIATPLNVTAPILTENEPWVSNITVQNETITTYTKNVTVIPIEDGWNISVSVYKATLHNVTIEHYLYNVPITPGVIQLQPGSASVQGNAIYAGLSVEPEHYEEYIFGPYETANSTMITIEPNELMLMLIDNTTLKPTQAGEYFTFKAMLSITNAEEQFNAQWMPFESWIQAIGFLNDTEKGEIISEILDQIGNVSALNGPVANETLDFHIDNTDIAYLEPTNATTDEMGSVVFKVYTQATPDMTPEELSTLMGAVDVWATYGDLESNHITVNFGGTGSISGDITDDSGMQIAGATVIVKIWNGTAWVNATDFEGNVLVTVSAEDGHYALNNVPAEKNGTEYMVVAKKGNLTGYAYVTVYPFATSTADIKLGGEAQYAGIAMYKEKVETADTVYFVFNNLGTPDAFSVSQYVSRTVPITTRTVSLLAEDFNMSAVTANDVVISVGGPLVNPVTAAYENIAPVHMVIDGKDITIVSPQGNVTWTAPTPWWNVTEGYFIIQLFTDENSGALVVTIYGTDADSTAAGAYYFLTEVYPNIAAYNSISYIVGKWEDTEAGADIPLPGANLGDTSGFSAGDTITVIFIG, encoded by the coding sequence ATGAATAGAAGGAATAGAGCAAGGTTTTTGAGCGTGTTGCTAGCAGTGCTAATGCTACTAAGTGCAGTGCCAATGTTTACACCAGAAGTAGTTGCACAAACGTATCCAACGACTATCAAGATTGTCGGAAATGCAACAAACTGTGGAGTCAAGTTGTTCCAAGGATTTCCCTATGAAATAGTCATGAATATTTCATATTTAGATAGTTCTGGAAACGTGACTGCAATAAGCAGTAATGTTTATGCTAGGATATATTACTACAATACTACAAGTGGATCATGGATTCTGGCCTATGAAACTCCTGATCCAGGATTCTCTGTTCAGAATGGTAATGCAACAATTATCATAAACTCCACGCTGAGCCCAGGTTTCGTCAGCAATGAATATAGGGAAATCCCACAGGGAATCACAATGCTAAGGGTTACTTTGTATGATCCGGTATATAACATAAGTGCCAGTACAGATTTTGCCGTACTATTCCCATACACTGTCAGTACAACCATAACCAGTACAGTACCCTACTTAAACGGAACCTGGATGTACGATAGAGCCTTCAAAGAGATACCCTTTAACCTCACCGTCAATGTCACCTACGACTCTGATGCAGTTACATGCTTCGGAATTGCGATTCCCTCGAATGTAACAGTAGACATTACAATGCCAAATGGCAGCGTTATTTCCGATACGCTCCCATTGACAAATGGAACCGGTGAAAAGGTGTACGCCAACTTAGAGTCCTCTGTCCCTGGAACTGGGAATGTGGTGGTTACAGACTCACTTAATGGCTTAACAGCACCTCCAGAGTACTTCCAGGTCTACGACTGGAACATCAACTTCTTTACGATTAGCTTCAGCTTGACATATCCGCCATATGCGTGGATTCCATTTAACTTGAGTGGAACAGTTAACGCATACACGACTTTCGGTGGGCTGGGAACGTATACATTGGGTGTCAACGATACTATCTACTTGGTGCTGTTAAACAACACAATATTCAATACGACTGCAATTATGACCAATGGGACAGCTCCGTTTAACATAACTGACATCATCCTCCCGGGAGGCACCGATTATGCTCTATATGCAAGTATGGGTAACTACTCCCCAGAGACCACCTACTACTTCAACGTATCTTCATGGGACATCGAGATAACCCCGACCATAACCTGTACTAGTGGTGGTGCAGTGTGTGACTACTTCTATGCTGGTGTAAACCAGACCCTTAACATAACAATTAACTATCCAGTTAGCCCATACAATATTACCTCAACTGCCAACTACAGCGTGCTCCTCAACGGCGTTGAGATGTACTCTGGCAACATAACCATCATAAACAACACCGGAAGCGTCGAATTCCCGGTCAACTTCCCGGAGAACGGAACTGTTGTAGTGAAAGTCTGGGACGAGACCTACCATCCAGAGGTTAACAATGTAACCCTCGAGGTCAAGGATTGGGGCATTGGATATGGCTATTTGGTCGAGCACTATCCTGGAACTTGGTACTCAGTATTTGATGACAAGTTCTACGTGGGAATACCCGCAGACCTTAACCTGACAATCCTTTACAATGAACCTTGCCCAGTCAACTCAACTCTCGAGATAACCCTCCTGCTTCCAAACGGTACTGTGCTAACTTACAACGTCACTGTTACTGACAGCAACATGACCAACTTTGCGGTTCCCCAGACCTTCCTGTTCAGTGAGCCTGGATTCGTCGTTGTAACCTACAACGACACCACCCTTGGTAAGAGCGTTACCTTCAGCATACCTGTCAGGGACTGGGGCATATTCGTTGACGCTTCACCTGAGGAACTCACCCAGGACGAGAGCGTCAACCTCAACGTCTTCGTTGTGGAGTCTCTGTACTTTGACTGGCCAGGTGAGAGGAATGTTACTGTTACACTTGAACTTCCTGATGGATACGTCGAGACAAAGAATCTGACCCTTGAGGCCAACGATGACATCTATGGAGGTCAGGGCGGCTATCAGGGAATAATAACCTTCGAGAACGTCACACCGACAATGCCGGGAATTGCTTGGGTCACCGTTACCGACGTCCTCAGCGGCAAGTCTGTGAAGATGCCAATAAAGGTTAACGCAGCGATAACTCCAGGCAACAAGTGGATTGATGTGACTGCAACACCAGCAAATGAGCCAGTTTATGCCTACATCGGTAACTCTCTCAGGATAGAGCTTCAATACATGTACAGCGATGGCATAGCCGCCTACAAGGACTACGATGACCACATCGTTAACGTTACCATAACCGACGCCGATGGGACTGAATACTTCCTCCAGCTTCCGGTTGACAACGGATACCTCCTCATACCCAGCTACGCTATACCTGTTAACGGCACCAACGACATCGCCATAGAGGTTGTTGATGCCTACAACTCCAGCATTACCGGCGGTACTGTGGTCCCAGTCACCCAGTGGAATGTCACGTTTGACTTCGCCACTAACGGCACCGTCTGGGAGTACGTTGACAACACCCTCTACGTTACCGTCCACGTTAACGGCCCGAACGTTCCAGTCGACGTGAGCATAAACGGTGACCTCTACACCAATGTTGCTGACGGCCAGGTTATCGAGTATCCGATAACCGACCCGCAGGGAACGCTCGTCTACAACGTCATCGCCACTTACAACGGCCACCAGGTTGGAAGCGACACTTACACGGTACTCCCACAGGAGTGGAATGTCACGTTTGACTTCGCCACTAACGGCACCGTCTGGGAGTACGTTGACAACACCCTCTACGTTACCGTCCACGTTAACGGCCCGAACGTTCCAGTCGACGTGAGCATAAACGGTGACCTCTACACCAATGTTGCTGACGGCCAGGTTATATCAGTTGACATAGTTGATCCAATGGGCATTCTCACTTATAATGTCACAGCCATCTACAACGGCCACCAAGTTTCTGACGAGTGGATACACCTTATTCAAGTCAGATCTTGGAACGTTACGTTTGAGTTCTCCTATGCTGACGCTGCGACTGGCATTGGTGAGCTCTATCAGGGATTCAACGCTCGGCTTAACGTAACAGTTCACGTTAATGGCCCGGACGTTCCAGTTGACATCTGGTGGTGGACTTGGAACCTTGGAAACTATACAGATGGGTCTGTACTCTATCTTGGCTTTGGCCCAGTTCCTGCAGTTATTACACAGCAGTTCAAGGCTACTTACGAGGGACACATCGTTGGAAATGATACCTTTGTATACTCCTCTGCTACATGGAGCACAGAAGTTTCCGCACCTGATGAGCTCTACTACTTGCCGGACGGCTACACCAACATGGACGTTAAGATAGGCGTTGACTTGGCTGGGCTTCCGGAGATAATAACTGGAGGCTACAACGTCACCATAGAGCTCAACGTCACGCTCCCGAACGGCACAGTCATTCACAGGGTCGTTAACGGAACCAACTCGACGGTCTTTGACCTTGGAGACCTCACCTTCAATGAGAGTGGCGTGGTCACATACGTTGTCAAGGTTTACAAGCACGTTCCATGGCCAGGAGGGCCGCTCTATGAAGTCGGAAGCGCCAGCGGTACCATACCCATCGAGCTTGCCCTTGATGCCGTCATAACTGGAACCTACTACGAGAACATCCCGATGGACTTTGTGGTAAACGTCTACTCCATTTCCGACAGCCCGGACATAACCGTAACGATAAGCGGTACCAACTACACCGTCACGGCCGATCACGATGGTGTACTAACCATCCCGAACGTCACCCTCGAAGCCGGTAACTACACAGTCATAATAACCGATGCATCCCTTAACGCCACAATAACCAGGACCCTTGAAGTTCGCAACTGGGGCATCTACGTCGTCCCAACGCCTACGAATATAACTGCTGGTAGCGTCTACACCGTCACATTTGACATTAGCCTCATTGACCAGTACGGACAGCCCGTTGTTGTGAACGACAAGATACGCCTCCGCCTCGAGTTCAGCGACACCGATATCATCCCAAGCGGATTCTACGACCTTGTCTACTACATGGATATTGCCGATAATGGACATCTCACCAAGACAGTCAGCGTGTTCTCACCAGTTGCAGGAACGTTCCAAGTTATAGTCTCCGACAAGTATGGTAAGATGAACAACACCGAGCAGATCATCGTAAACGAGCCCAACCCCGCCGATCTCACATATGTGTACGTTAACATCAGAAAGCAAGGATCACTTAACCCGCCGGAGGAGCCAGTCAAGCTTTACTGGGGTCTTGAGCTTGGTGGGGTTAGGAAGTACTTCCCAGTATTCAACGCAACCATAAGTGACGACTACTCCGAGGCCATGTTCGCACTCTACCCGCAGAGTCCGTTCAGCCTCTATGTCATAGCTACTCCACTCAACGTTACCGCTCCCATTCTCACGGAGAACGAGCCGTGGGTCAGTAACATTACGGTTCAGAACGAGACCATAACCACATACACCAAGAACGTTACTGTGATACCCATTGAGGATGGATGGAACATCTCTGTGAGCGTCTACAAAGCAACTCTCCACAACGTCACGATCGAGCACTACCTCTACAACGTACCCATAACTCCGGGTGTCATCCAGCTCCAGCCCGGTTCAGCGTCTGTACAGGGTAATGCCATCTACGCGGGGCTTAGTGTTGAGCCCGAGCACTATGAGGAGTACATCTTTGGTCCATATGAGACTGCTAACTCTACTATGATAACCATAGAGCCCAACGAGCTTATGCTCATGCTCATAGACAACACCACACTCAAGCCGACCCAGGCTGGTGAGTACTTCACCTTCAAGGCTATGCTCAGCATAACCAATGCTGAGGAGCAGTTCAATGCCCAGTGGATGCCCTTCGAGTCCTGGATCCAGGCTATAGGCTTCCTCAACGACACTGAGAAGGGTGAGATAATCAGCGAGATACTCGACCAGATTGGAAACGTCTCAGCCCTCAACGGCCCAGTTGCCAACGAGACCCTTGACTTCCATATTGACAATACCGACATTGCCTACCTTGAGCCGACCAACGCTACCACTGACGAGATGGGAAGCGTTGTCTTCAAGGTCTACACCCAGGCCACTCCGGATATGACTCCGGAAGAGCTCAGTACCCTCATGGGTGCCGTTGACGTCTGGGCAACCTATGGCGATCTTGAGAGCAACCATATCACAGTCAACTTCGGTGGTACAGGTTCAATATCCGGTGACATAACCGATGACAGTGGAATGCAGATTGCAGGTGCCACCGTCATCGTCAAGATATGGAATGGAACTGCATGGGTTAACGCTACGGACTTCGAGGGCAATGTTCTAGTCACTGTGTCTGCAGAGGATGGTCACTACGCGCTAAACAATGTTCCAGCAGAGAAGAACGGAACTGAGTACATGGTCGTTGCAAAGAAAGGCAACCTGACCGGTTACGCCTACGTCACAGTGTATCCGTTTGCAACATCCACTGCGGACATCAAGCTCGGTGGAGAAGCCCAATACGCAGGTATTGCAATGTACAAAGAGAAAGTAGAAACTGCAGATACGGTGTACTTTGTCTTCAACAACCTTGGAACTCCAGATGCATTCTCAGTGTCTCAATACGTATCTCGTACAGTTCCAATAACTACTAGGACAGTGTCGTTACTTGCTGAAGACTTCAACATGAGTGCAGTCACTGCCAACGATGTTGTAATCTCAGTCGGTGGACCTTTAGTTAATCCAGTCACAGCAGCATATGAGAACATTGCTCCAGTGCATATGGTAATTGACGGAAAGGACATTACAATAGTATCACCACAAGGCAATGTTACATGGACAGCACCAACTCCATGGTGGAACGTCACAGAGGGATACTTCATAATCCAGCTCTTCACAGATGAAAACAGCGGAGCATTAGTCGTAACAATCTATGGTACTGATGCTGATAGTACTGCGGCTGGGGCTTACTACTTCCTCACTGAAGTCTATCCAAACATTGCTGCTTATAACAGCATATCGTACATTGTTGGAAAATGGGAGGATACTGAAGCAGGAGCAGACATTCCACTGCCAGGAGCGAACCTTGGAGATACAAGCGGATTCAGCGCCGGAGACACAATCACAGTAATCTTTATAGGCTGA